A window of Paenibacillus polygoni contains these coding sequences:
- a CDS encoding L-lactate dehydrogenase: MVGNKINRVVLVGTGAVGCSYAYAMINQGIAEELVLVDVNAAKAEGEAMDLNHGVPFAPSPTKVWSGSYKECKNADLVVITAGLPQKPGETRLDLVDKNANIFKTIVREIMDSGFDGIFLIASNPVDILTYVTWKESGLPKERVLGSGTTLDTARLRYMVGEYLEVDTRNVHAAIIGEHGDTEFAVWSQASIGIETLDKVIERRNNPEDRAKLDEIFVNVRDAAYHVIERKGATYYAIGMALARVTKAILGNENSILTVSSLLEGQYGHEDMYIGVPAVVNRGGVREVIEIDLNEEEKAKFDHSAKVLKEFINKIYS; this comes from the coding sequence ATGGTAGGTAATAAAATTAATCGTGTTGTATTGGTAGGTACTGGAGCAGTAGGTTGCAGTTACGCTTACGCTATGATTAACCAAGGGATTGCTGAGGAACTCGTTCTTGTTGACGTAAATGCTGCTAAGGCGGAAGGCGAAGCAATGGACCTTAATCATGGTGTACCATTCGCACCTTCTCCAACCAAAGTATGGAGTGGTTCTTATAAAGAATGCAAAAATGCTGACCTTGTAGTTATTACAGCAGGTTTACCGCAAAAACCAGGTGAGACCCGTCTTGATCTTGTAGATAAAAATGCGAACATCTTCAAAACCATCGTACGTGAAATTATGGACAGCGGGTTTGACGGTATTTTCCTAATCGCTTCTAACCCGGTAGATATCCTTACTTATGTAACTTGGAAAGAGTCCGGATTGCCAAAAGAGCGTGTACTTGGTTCGGGTACGACTCTCGATACAGCTCGTCTTCGTTATATGGTGGGTGAATACTTGGAAGTGGATACCCGTAACGTACACGCAGCCATTATTGGTGAGCATGGTGATACAGAATTTGCGGTATGGAGTCAAGCTTCCATTGGTATCGAAACTCTTGATAAAGTAATTGAGCGTCGTAATAACCCAGAAGACCGCGCCAAACTTGATGAAATCTTCGTCAACGTTCGTGATGCAGCATATCACGTCATTGAGCGTAAAGGTGCAACATACTATGCAATCGGTATGGCACTGGCTCGTGTTACCAAGGCGATTCTTGGTAATGAGAACAGTATCTTAACTGTTTCTTCGCTTCTTGAAGGACAATATGGTCATGAAGATATGTATATCGGTGTGCCAGCCGTTGTAAACCGCGGCGGTGTTCGTGAAGTAATCGAAATCGATCTGAACGAAGAAGAAAAAGCGAAATTCGATCACTCTGCAAAAGTACTCAAAGAGTTCATTAATAAAATCTACAGCTAA
- a CDS encoding lactate permease LctP family transporter, with product MEVWNQIYDPMGNIWLSALVAAIPIIFFIVALTVFKMKGYVAGILSIIVAAIVALLFYKMPFVKVVGTGFYGVLAGLWPVASIVLAAIFLYKLTVKTGKFDIIKNSIATITEDQRLQVLLVAFSFGAFLEGAAGFGAPVAITAVILIGLGFKPVYAAGLCLVANIAGGSYGAMGIPVTTPATLTGLSGLDVASRTSYVIPIISLMIAFLLVYLIDGFKGMKQTWPAILVSGGSFAITQYIVLNTLGAELVDIISALVSLVALALFLRVWKPKEIYRLDHKETAKQTKHAVKKETYSLGQVAFAWLPFILLTIMVILFSLKPVKALFAAGGPLNNLVFSFPIKGVHNQILRQPPVVPEETPYAAVFNLDLFSSTTTAIVIAALLTILIYRIKGSIIKEAAVETFKELYIPIITICSVLAFAYICNYSGMSSTLGLAFASTGSIFPLFAPILGWIGVFLTGSVVNSGSLFAPLQAVTANQIGILPEAMVAANVMGGAMAKMISPQSVAVAAAAVGLAGKENELFKFTIKISVILLVVVGIINWALY from the coding sequence TTGGAGGTTTGGAATCAAATATACGACCCGATGGGCAATATATGGCTATCTGCTTTGGTGGCTGCTATACCCATTATATTCTTTATTGTGGCTTTAACGGTTTTTAAAATGAAAGGTTATGTAGCAGGAATTTTGAGCATTATCGTTGCAGCAATTGTTGCACTGCTTTTTTATAAAATGCCTTTCGTTAAAGTGGTTGGTACTGGTTTCTATGGTGTACTTGCTGGTTTATGGCCAGTAGCTTCAATTGTACTTGCAGCAATTTTCTTGTATAAACTTACGGTAAAAACAGGAAAATTTGATATAATCAAGAATAGTATAGCAACAATTACCGAAGATCAGCGTTTACAAGTACTTCTTGTTGCTTTTTCCTTTGGTGCCTTCCTGGAAGGGGCGGCTGGCTTTGGTGCTCCTGTGGCGATTACAGCGGTAATCCTGATTGGTTTGGGATTCAAACCTGTATACGCAGCTGGTCTTTGTCTTGTGGCTAACATTGCTGGAGGTTCTTATGGTGCGATGGGTATTCCTGTTACGACACCTGCTACGCTAACAGGACTTTCTGGGCTTGATGTTGCAAGCCGAACATCGTATGTTATTCCGATTATCAGTTTAATGATTGCTTTTCTGTTGGTTTACTTAATTGATGGTTTCAAAGGAATGAAACAAACTTGGCCAGCAATTCTGGTAAGTGGAGGTTCTTTTGCCATCACTCAGTATATTGTACTTAATACCCTGGGTGCTGAACTCGTAGATATTATCTCTGCTCTTGTCAGTCTGGTTGCACTTGCACTCTTCCTGCGTGTATGGAAACCAAAAGAAATTTACCGTTTGGATCATAAGGAAACAGCGAAACAAACGAAACATGCGGTTAAGAAAGAAACGTATAGTTTGGGACAAGTTGCTTTTGCTTGGTTACCCTTTATTTTGCTAACGATTATGGTTATTTTGTTTTCACTGAAACCAGTTAAAGCGTTGTTCGCAGCAGGTGGACCGCTTAACAATCTGGTCTTCAGTTTCCCTATAAAAGGAGTTCACAACCAAATTCTGAGACAACCTCCGGTTGTTCCAGAAGAGACACCTTACGCTGCTGTATTTAATCTTGATTTATTCTCATCTACTACCACCGCAATTGTCATTGCAGCGCTTCTAACCATTCTGATTTATCGAATTAAAGGAAGCATTATTAAAGAAGCAGCAGTAGAAACGTTTAAAGAATTGTACATCCCGATTATTACCATTTGTAGCGTACTTGCATTTGCTTACATTTGTAACTATTCAGGTATGTCTTCAACACTCGGTCTTGCTTTTGCATCAACGGGCAGTATCTTCCCATTGTTTGCACCAATTCTGGGTTGGATTGGGGTATTCTTAACGGGTTCTGTTGTTAACAGCGGATCTCTATTTGCACCATTACAGGCGGTAACGGCAAACCAAATCGGCATTTTGCCAGAAGCCATGGTTGCAGCGAACGTAATGGGTGGTGCAATGGCTAAAATGATCTCGCCGCAATCCGTAGCAGTCGCTGCAGCGGCAGTAGGTCTTGCGGGTAAAGAGAATGAATTGTTTAAATTTACAATCAAGATCAGTGTAATTTTACTCGTTGTTGTTGGGATAATAAACTGGGCTCTTTATTAA
- the galU gene encoding UTP--glucose-1-phosphate uridylyltransferase GalU: MTVKKAVIPAAGLGTRFLPATKAMPKEMMPILNKPTIQYIVEEAIAAGVEDIIIVTGKGKRAIEDHFDHAFELEQLLADKGKSLALEEVLSSSNVPNIHYIRQKEPKGLGHAIWCARKFVGDEPFAVLLGDDIVVNPVPCLKQLIDEHEKVGASVLGVMQVPDEETHKYGIMEPLKKRGRSYSALRFIEKPKPGSSPSNLAIIGRYVLTPDIFPLLEDHHIGLGGEIQLTDAIERLNHITPVYGYEFEGKRYDVGDILGFLDTNIEFALANPHYREEVLRMLHTKLENPSLHR, from the coding sequence ATGACAGTAAAAAAAGCAGTCATTCCTGCTGCCGGACTTGGAACCCGATTTCTTCCCGCTACAAAAGCCATGCCAAAAGAAATGATGCCCATCCTGAATAAACCAACCATCCAGTATATTGTCGAAGAAGCGATCGCTGCTGGAGTCGAAGATATTATTATTGTTACCGGAAAGGGAAAAAGAGCGATTGAGGATCATTTCGATCATGCTTTTGAACTGGAGCAGCTACTTGCAGACAAAGGAAAATCTCTCGCTCTGGAAGAAGTCCTTTCTTCCTCTAACGTGCCTAATATTCATTATATTCGTCAAAAGGAACCTAAAGGTCTCGGTCACGCAATCTGGTGTGCTCGCAAATTTGTCGGAGATGAGCCATTCGCAGTTCTCCTTGGAGATGACATTGTGGTAAATCCGGTACCTTGCTTGAAACAATTGATTGATGAGCATGAAAAGGTGGGCGCTTCCGTGCTGGGGGTCATGCAAGTACCTGATGAAGAAACACACAAATATGGAATTATGGAACCGCTTAAAAAAAGAGGTCGAAGTTACTCCGCACTGCGATTTATCGAGAAACCAAAACCAGGATCCTCCCCTTCCAATCTTGCGATTATCGGTCGGTATGTACTGACGCCTGATATCTTTCCGTTGCTAGAAGATCACCACATTGGTCTTGGGGGTGAAATTCAGTTAACGGATGCGATTGAGAGATTAAACCATATTACGCCTGTATACGGTTACGAATTTGAAGGCAAACGATATGATGTAGGTGATATACTAGGATTCCTCGATACAAATATTGAATTTGCTTTAGCTAATCCTCATTACCGCGAGGAGGTATTACGCATGTTACATACCAAACTTGAGAATCCCTCTTTGCATCGATAA
- a CDS encoding glycoside hydrolase family 43 protein, with the protein MPKQPKPHEPLVTHIYTADPSAHVFEGRIYIYPSHDLDHDGPINDNGDQYKMEDYHVLSMDDLNSPVTDHGEVLHVKDVPWASCQMWAPDAAFKNGKYYLFFPARDHEGIFRIGVATSSSPAGPFKAEEQYIQGSFSIDPAVFIDEDEQAYMLFGGLWGGQLEKWQTGSYVENAEGPAPDEPALGPRIAKLSEDMLSMTTEAMEMVILDQEGQPLTAGNEECRYFEGPWMHKYNDKYYLSYSTGSTHKLVYAIGDSPMGPFTYQGTILPPVMGWTTHHSIVQFEEKWYLFYHDCSLSGGVDYKRCVKFAELTYNSDGTIRMIDPYPEK; encoded by the coding sequence ATGCCTAAACAGCCGAAACCCCATGAACCTTTAGTTACTCATATTTATACTGCTGATCCTTCAGCTCATGTGTTCGAGGGTCGTATCTATATTTATCCTTCTCATGATTTGGATCACGACGGTCCAATCAATGACAATGGTGATCAATATAAGATGGAGGATTATCACGTTTTATCAATGGATGATCTGAATTCACCCGTGACAGACCACGGTGAAGTACTGCATGTGAAGGATGTCCCGTGGGCATCTTGTCAAATGTGGGCACCGGATGCTGCCTTCAAAAACGGAAAATATTACTTATTTTTCCCTGCGCGGGATCATGAAGGTATCTTTCGTATCGGCGTAGCTACGTCATCGTCTCCGGCAGGTCCATTTAAGGCCGAGGAACAGTATATTCAGGGCAGTTTCAGTATTGATCCGGCTGTCTTTATTGACGAAGATGAACAGGCTTATATGCTCTTTGGCGGACTGTGGGGCGGGCAATTAGAAAAGTGGCAGACTGGAAGCTATGTGGAAAATGCAGAAGGTCCAGCTCCGGATGAGCCGGCGCTTGGTCCAAGAATAGCGAAGCTAAGTGAAGACATGCTCTCCATGACCACAGAAGCGATGGAAATGGTTATCCTAGACCAGGAAGGACAGCCGCTGACCGCTGGTAATGAGGAATGCAGGTATTTTGAAGGACCATGGATGCACAAGTATAATGACAAATATTATTTGTCCTACTCCACTGGTTCGACACACAAGCTGGTTTATGCGATCGGTGACAGTCCGATGGGACCTTTCACATATCAAGGCACGATTTTACCGCCTGTTATGGGCTGGACAACACATCATTCGATTGTCCAATTCGAGGAAAAATGGTATTTATTCTATCACGATTGTTCTCTTTCCGGCGGCGTTGATTACAAACGCTGCGTAAAATTTGCAGAACTTACGTACAATTCGGATGGTACGATTCGTATGATTGATCCTTACCCCGAAAAGTAA
- a CDS encoding endo-1,4-beta-xylanase, translating into MEPSRTEAPLKDLYKDAFQIGAAVNPTTIVTQESLLTYHFNSLTAENEMKFESLHPQEEVYTFEKADIIAAFAKENNMALRGHTLVWHNQTAGWLFENETGGLVERDVLLARLREHIETVVDRYKDVIYSWDVVNEAISDDANDENAFLRPSKWLDIAGENFIAKAFEFAHEADPQALLFYNDYNESHPHKRERIYRLVRSLLDQGVPIHGVGLQAHWNLYDPSLDDIRAAIERYAELGLQLQLTELDMSVFRFEDRRTDLIQPTQDMMELQAARYESIFRVLYEYREHISAVTFWGAADDYTWLDGFPVRGRKNWPFLFDEAHHPKEAYQRVAQIPQLNMSKRN; encoded by the coding sequence ATGGAACCAAGCAGAACAGAAGCTCCGCTGAAGGATTTATACAAGGATGCTTTCCAGATTGGAGCAGCGGTTAATCCGACAACGATTGTAACCCAAGAATCACTGCTCACCTATCATTTCAACAGCTTAACAGCAGAAAATGAAATGAAATTCGAAAGTTTGCATCCTCAAGAAGAGGTGTACACGTTCGAAAAGGCAGATATCATCGCAGCGTTTGCCAAAGAAAATAACATGGCGCTGCGCGGACATACACTGGTATGGCATAACCAAACTGCAGGCTGGTTGTTCGAGAATGAAACAGGAGGACTTGTGGAACGTGACGTATTACTCGCACGTTTGCGTGAGCATATTGAGACCGTCGTCGACAGATATAAAGATGTCATATACTCCTGGGATGTCGTGAATGAAGCAATTTCAGATGATGCGAATGATGAGAATGCATTTTTAAGACCATCGAAATGGTTAGATATTGCTGGAGAGAACTTCATTGCCAAAGCTTTTGAATTTGCCCATGAAGCAGATCCTCAGGCACTATTATTTTATAACGATTACAATGAGTCCCATCCGCATAAGCGGGAGCGCATTTATCGTCTCGTTCGTTCCTTGTTAGATCAAGGAGTGCCGATTCATGGCGTTGGTTTGCAAGCACACTGGAATCTGTACGATCCGTCTCTGGATGATATTCGCGCCGCGATTGAACGGTATGCCGAGCTGGGATTGCAACTGCAGCTGACTGAACTGGATATGTCGGTATTCCGCTTCGAGGATAGACGCACTGATCTTATTCAGCCTACGCAGGACATGATGGAGTTACAAGCTGCAAGATATGAGTCTATTTTCCGCGTGCTTTATGAATATCGTGAACATATCAGCGCCGTAACTTTCTGGGGAGCTGCTGACGATTATACATGGCTTGATGGTTTTCCGGTTAGAGGACGTAAAAACTGGCCTTTCCTATTTGATGAGGCTCATCATCCGAAGGAAGCCTATCAGCGGGTTGCCCAAATTCCTCAACTAAACATGAGCAAGAGGAATTAA